A stretch of the Oncorhynchus clarkii lewisi isolate Uvic-CL-2024 chromosome 9, UVic_Ocla_1.0, whole genome shotgun sequence genome encodes the following:
- the LOC139416591 gene encoding gamma-aminobutyric acid receptor subunit delta-like produces MEMITFMLANLALLNIRGNIFTRAELSDIGDYVGSDIQISWLPNLDELMKGYARNFRPGIGGPPVNVAMAIEVASIDHISEANMEYTMTIFLRQSWRDDRLSYNHTNKTLGLDSRFVDKLWLPDTFIVNAKSAWFHDVTVENKLIRLQPDGVILYSSRITSTVACDMDLTKYPMDEQECMLDLESYGYSSEDIVYHWCESQIHIHGLDKLELSQFTIIDYKFVTETMNFKSAGRFPRLSLRFQLRRNRGVYIIQSYMPSILLVAMSWVSFWISQTAVPARVSLGITTVLTMTTLMVSARSSLPRASAIKALDVYFWICYVFVFAALIEYAFAHYNADYRLKEKAKSKANKMSSESIVKNGKQAMVLFSLSVAGMNQGLMVSSRRPQRSGAETPSEEDVEHRRGRGARASVEREQEKKCCSCCSKCCCACKPLQADTIDVYARAVFPATFAIVNVIYWVAYTM; encoded by the exons GGCCGAGCTGAGTGACATTGGGGACTATGTAGGTTCAGACATACAAATATCCTGGTTGCCTAATCTGGATGAGTTAATGAAGGGCTATGCACGAAATTTCCGCCCTGGGATAGGAG GCCCACCTGTGAATGTTGCCATGGCTATTGAAGTAGCCAGTATTGACCACATCTCTGAAGCCAACATG GAGTACACCATGACCATTTTCCTGCGGCAGAGCTGGCGGGACGACCGCCTGTCCTACAACCACACCAACAAGACCCTGGGGCTGGACAGCCGCTTTGTGGATAAACTCTGGCTGCCCGACACCTTCATTGTCAACGCTAAGTCCGCCTGGTTCCACGACGTCACTGTGGAGAACAAGCTGATTCGCTTGCAGCCTGATGGGGTCATCCTTTACAGCAGCCG GATCACCTCGACTGTGGCGTGTGACATGGATCTGACCAAGTACCCCATGGATGAGCAGGAGTGTATGCTGGACTTAGAAAGCT ACGGCTACTCCTCAGAGGATATTGTGTACCACTGGTGTGAGAGTCAGATACACATCCACGGACTGGACAAACTGGAGCTCTCCCAGTTCACCATCATCGACTACAAATTTGTCACAGAGACTATGAACTTCAAATCCG CCGGACGTTTTCCGCGGCTCAGCCTTCGCTTCCAGTTGAGACGTAACCGAGGCGTCTACATCATCCAGTCCTACATGCCCTCCATCCTATTGGTCGCCATGTCCTGGGTGTCCTTCTGGATAAGCCAAACAGCAGTCCCGGCTCGTGTATCCCTGG GGATCACCACTGTGCTCACCATGACCACTCTGATGGTGAGTGCCCGCTCGTCTCTCCCTCGAGCCTCGGCCATCAAAGCGCTGGACGTGTACTTCTGGATCTGCTACGTGTTTGTGTTCGCAGCGCTCATCGAGTATGCCTTCGCTCACTACAACGCTGACTACAGGCTCAAAGAGAAGGCCAAGAGCAAGGCCAACAAGATGAGCTCAGAG TCGATCGTGAAGAATGGGAAGCAGGCCATGGTGCTCTTTTCCCTGTCTGTGGCCGGAATGAACCAGGGCCTGATGGTCTCCAGCCGCCGTCCACAGCGCTCCGGTGCCGAGACCCCCAGCGAGGAGGACGTGGAGCATAGGAGGGGGCGTGGGGCCAGAGCGtcagtagagagagaacaggagaagaagTGCTGTAGTTGCTGTTCTAAGTGTTGTTGCGCTTGTAAGCCTCTCCAAGCTGACACCATAGATGTCTACGCCAGGGCCGTGTTCCCAGCCACCTTCGCCATCGTCAATGTGATCTACTGGGTGGCATACACAATGTGA